attgaaaaaaataacaattaataatttgtaaaatgtTGTATCAGGAATATATTCTTGcagataattaaattcatattaaggATTAATCTCATAATAATCTAAGTAGGGTGGTGattgaaccaaaaaaaatattatttatttttatcaaaataatttaattgctGCAGttaatgtgaaaaaaataataatgaaaataaaaggggaCATGAATTGAAGAGAAAGCCTTCTCTTTATCTTATCCATCTATCCGGCTGCATAGGCATAGACTAGAGAGAGAGTTGCAATGGCCGTTTCTTTGGCAGTGAACCGTCCTCTGCTTGGTCTTCACGAGAATGTACCATTAGCTGTTGCTCATCCCCAATTCCTCCCGTTCAAATGGCCACCCAAGTCCAAACTCCCCTCCGTCGTCGGAATTCGATGCTCCTCCTCCCCTTTCAACGACAAAACCCTCATTTCCATCACACCTAACACTTCCCACCTCAATCCCAACCCTCTCGCTTGTCGCTTTCACGCTTCCCAGTTTGGAGGTACTTCCTTCTCTTTTCTCAACCCTAACTTTTCATttcgtctttttttttctctcccttcTCGTACATTTTTCTTACTTGTCATGTTACCAACTTCAGATATTTAATCCGAACCAACATGACTCAACTCATATCTAGTTTTGGTATAGTTTATCTCGAAATACTTTAATTTGAGTTATCACATCGTTTGCTATACGGATTGGATTGTGTGTTTTTGACAGGTATATATCTTCCTCCTTCCCGGAACCATATTTCTTCTTAAATGCTCAAATTGTTTGTTGCAACCCAGTATTGCTAGTCTACAGCCTAGAATAATAGACCCCAATTAGATGAGATGAGATAACCTCACTTAGGGTgtgtttcaattttattttcataatgcAACAGAGTGTGGACTTTGAAGGAGATATTCAATAAGATGAGAAAACATCCCCCGgctgtttctgtttttttttttttttttaaacacttaTTCTGGAACtaattttcaaaacttaaatAGATTTTCGATGATTGTTTAGTAGTGTGTAATTCTTCTAGAAAactttttttcaaatcaaaaaGTGAGAAGAGAATCAAACTGGCCTTTTCCTTCACGTTCTGTGTCTTCATTCAGATTGTTTTACTCGGGTATTTAGGCTGACAAAATTGTTGGTCAAGTTGTGAATATGGTTATATTCAGTATTGCATTGTGAATTCCCAATTCCTTTTGCTGCCTAATGTTGAGTTTGTGGTGGATGAGAGTTCTAACTTCTAAAAGGGCTTTAACATGTGCATTAGGTTTCCATGGGGCACGTTAACCACGTCTCTTGTCTAgtgctttttatgtcttttccttttattcacTTACTTCTTGAAACTGTTTCCAGTACAAACTTAGTGGCAATGCCTTTAGTCCTTGTGTAGGATAAAAAAGATTACTGTATCCTTTAGTTAGATTCAATTACTGTATCCTTGTGTAGCATACCTCCATTAATGCATGTACATTTCTTTCAATTTAAGGGTGAAAGTTATTCCTATTTGTTTGTGTGTGAAATGGAAAGTAGATGTGTGAGTGACTATGAGTATGAGGTCTTTCTGAGTCTCCCTCtatcacaaaacaaaaggcTCAAATTAGATATTTTAGGCAGTCAACTTTTTAGCTTTACATTTTAAGGGTTCAGGTGTTAAATTAATATTCCATCATGTATAGATCTTAATCTAGTCAGAGATCTGCAGCTTAGAATGTATTGGGAAAATACGTGacagttattttaattcaatggtGCAGAACAGGAGAGCAACAAATACGTGGAAGCCTATGCTGTAGGACGAAATATTCGTATGTCTGCTAATAAAGCTCGGAGAGTGATCGATCAGATTCGTGGACGTAAATATGACGAAACACTTATGGTATTAGAACTCATGCCTTATCGAGCCTGTGAAGCCATTCTCAAAATAGTGTTTTCGGCTGGAGCTAATGCTAGCAATAATCTGGGTTTAAGCAAAGGAAGTTTAGTTATCAGTAAAGCAGAGGTTAATGAAGGGAAAACAATGAAAAGGGTAAAACCTGTAGCTCGAGGGCGTGCCCATCCAATTAAAAAGCGCACTTGTCATATAACCATCACGGTAAAAGGCTTACCTAGTGAGTCCGTCGTGGAAGCAAAGCCTGCTTAATCCTATTTGAGACAAAATGTATGCCTTATTATGAGTTCCCTTCCCCCATTTCATTTCATGAAAATTTCTGCATTTCGACATTATGTAGTTCATTTTCTACATTGTGACTTGTAGAGGAGTAATGAACATGCTATTTGTGTACGTCCATGTAAGAACtgtttaaatattcaatttaatttaagtcctgaatatgaaatgattttggattgaaattggaaagaaatttttgtaactTCAGTAATACTTACCATATATCTATACAGCATTTAGCACGTAAGCAAACAATTCTTTGAGTTGCTAATATTAGTTCTATCTTTTGGACTTAATTAAACTGTATTACTTATTATATCAAACAAGGTTTACTATacattttgaataaattaaatatgctagtgttttttttttacaacaaaacTATGATCATTATATTTCAATAGcaaaattttcatgtttttaatttcttgtgcTTTCGTGTCATTATCATCCCTATAGTGAAGGATGAGATACTATGGTGGTAGCTGGTAGGGTGGTGGACATTCTCCCTTCGTCGTGATGCCTTTCTCGCAGACAACACCACCAAAAAATCAGATAATTAATCGGACATTTGTTTTGTAACGTGCTTGTAATAACAAAGGATGCTCAATCTCCTGCTTCGCTATGAGGATTAGCCGAAGGAGCAATAAAAAGATTGCTGCTTTCTTTTCTGCTGGAAGAATAACTTGCGTCAGTCGTCATTCAATTAGATTACTTTTTAGACTCACTCAACTAGATATTTCAATCATAAGATACTTTGAACACAATAAATTAATccaaatataaattttcttaagtACATGTTTGGTTTTGCATACTTTTGcgggttttttttatttatgaaaagccATTCtccaaaaacattaattattaaatataaaataaaataatccaaatACATTCTCTAAATTTCGTAAGATctgtttggtttgtatttttattttctgtttttaatttgtttttatttttcgaaaactgttttcattttcaaaatattaaaattctgaaaatatgtttaatttgatttcttgttttctgttttcaaaaaataagaacactgaaaatttatgatatattgactttttgtcttttttgtatttttagatttacttaaaattacatttcttgTCATCgtattttcattttacccaaaatgagaTTCCTGTTTTCAaccaaaaacactaaaaataaaattttattattttcattttctgattgTTTCctgtgttttcattttcactgaaaatgtttttaaaaatccatccaaacacattttcatcaccattgtctgtttttagtgaaaataaaaatagaaaacagttAAATCAAATACCCCCTTAACTTTCCTACTGTCCATTGTTTTCTCGAAGTATTCTGAAATTGGCCTAAAAGACTTCTTCTGCAAGTACATAGGTAGAATAGAAATTGCATACATACTCCATAGGCAACGAAAATAAAACACGATGACACCACAAAAGACTCGTAATGTTACTCAAATCCAGACAAAAACAGGCACACGGAACAACGCTCAATGGGCCAACTACAGCAAGACcctttattggaaataaaagacaCAAgtaaagaaactgaaatgaaagACTATTCGTGCAGATTACTCTTCCTCTGTTTCTGATTCCGCACTTTGAAGCCATTCAATCAAAGGTTTGGCCTTCTTCCATATCTGAGAGTCCTTGTTGTCGCCATTCAGCCCTTCTTGATACCACTGCACGATGTGCTCTTCCTCCAACAGATCAGAATCATAAAGTGCCTTCAAAACAATGGGAATTTCCTTCAAAGCATTGGAAGTGGACTTTAGACAGAAAGCCTCAATTGCATGAAGCAATAGCAAATGTGATCCCTCCTCCATGGAAACTGCAGCAGCAAGGTAGCGCTTCTTCTTGACCACTTCTTTTGCAAACCCTTTCTCAATACCCTCAAATAAGGCCTCAATCAGAGCACTGATCTTTTCTTGAGCTGGTGCTGGAATTGCTTCCATATGGGACTGCAATTCACTCGCCACAACACCTTTGTTCAAGATTGCTTTCACTTCTCCAACCAGTTTCCTGTAGTGCATCGCATTACCATTTTCAGAACCATCACTTGTCTTACTTGAtgctttttccttcttctctggCTCATCTGTGGAGAGCATGACCATATCAGCTGTTACGGCACTTAGCTGTTCTTGGATACGCTGCTGAGCAGCCTCTAATGACGTATCTGTTAGCCACTGCacttcaccatcatcatcatcttcatcaggaGCCTCTTCTTTCTCATCAACTTGACTGTGAGCTGGAGATCGATGATCTTCATCAGAGCCACTGGCTTTCTTCTTTGTAGAGGTCAACTTTGTGGTCTCATCCTTGGAAGTGGACGAGCTTTTCTTCTTAGtctctttcttcattttcttttgttcctCGTCAGCTGCTGCACCTTCCTTCAGTCTCTCCTTCTCGGCTCTCCTCATAGCCTTCTTGTCTTTGGATCCTTTCTTTGTTTCAGGAgggtttttaataataaagctAGTCAGCTTGTCTCTCATATCCACATCTGACACAAAACCACAAGCAGCGCATTTCAGCTGGATCATTTGGTTCTTAGTAATCAATATCTCAGTTTCAGGGTTTCCACAACCATAACACTGGACGTATTTCTTGATAAAGATCTCAAGAAGAGCTGCAAGTTTTGCAGTGTCATGTGCCCCATTAACATGAGAAGTCCCAACTTTCTCATCAAATTTAGACTGTGCCCCAAGTTCGCAACCAAAGTACTTGGTTGTGTAAGAGGGTGGCCTTGCCAATGCCTTGGCAATGTCAACCATGTTGACAATATTTGTTTTGATGCCATTCCCTCTACCCTCAATCTTGGTAATCATTTTAGGCATCTTATACCGATAGAAGGCATCATCACTATTTCCAGCACCAATGTTCTGCAAGGCCATGATgacttaaacaaaaaaaagttccaaagagaaaaacaatcACAACAGACGCCTTGGGCAGCAAATGCAATCACGCAATTAGCGAAGGCTgtcaagaacaacaacaaaagttgGGGTATTCCGGGTACGGTTGGCAGTGCATACAGGTGGGTCTTGTAGGCAAGGGCCTGTTCTTTtttctagaagaagaaaaacactcTCCAAGCAACTCAATTGCTCCCAAATGGATAATAGCCCGTTCAAACATGAAAGAAAGTTCAACGTGAACCTTTCACCTTGGAATCTGCTACAGCAGTACTTGCAGGAATCCTAAATCAACAACAACAGAGAAAACGTATGGTGTTAACACCTTCAGAAGGGGACAATTTCAAAGCAATCAACCCCACAATGGTGGCAATACACAATATGTAGTTATTATTATAGATCACCGAAAcagatgaataaaaaattaaaaaaagcaaaCAAAAGGTTGATTTATGAGAAGATTTATTGGAAATCGCAATCCAGATTATTGATTTTAGACATAATaaatgttgttgttattataagGATTAGTTATGTGTGTAGATAGATCTTAATCGgagaaaatgcaaaaaaatagGTAGATCTTAATcggaggaaaaataaaaggagaTATTGAGAATAAGGAAAGGGTACCTGCAAGAAGCAATTGAAAAAAGGCGTgaaggagaggaagaagaagaagaagaaaaccttGCGATGGTGCGCCGCGGCTCGAATCTAATGTTCAAATCATTATATATGCCTTTTCCGGGGTATAACTGGCAATGCAATGCTACATTTAAATCTTTTCAGCAAAATTAGCCTTGCATTTGGGATATTTGGTTTATTTagtatattttgatttaattgtataGTTATTTAAAcatacattaaatataattaaaaaatttgtttaatgttACGCACGCAGTTCATTTTAAGCTtcttaaatttttgtatttattttatctctaaTGTCTAATATGTTATTCTTATAATAAAGAGATTAATGGATATATTAATTGCTCGATCATAATTCATATCCAATCTTGTGTAGACAGAGAAtgatataatgatattttttttaagttattccgtctttttttttcttctttgcaatACTATGATTTTCACTAAACTTTGAACTATGACAACTGACAGGTAAACTTTGAACTAGACATGGCAACGGATGGGCGGGACAGGGATGGGTATTCCCTCCCCATTTCTCGATCTCGATTCACTCGTCCCTGATACTCCATAGGTTAAATTTGTTATCTCACCCCGTACCGGTCAGGTATCTAATATCCTCATCCCATCCTCggtttaaatttgtaaaaaaaattatattgaaaatctGATTTTAAAAAGATTGATTGTTACACCTTTATTTTTAACGACTCATACTTGCAGTGTATTTGTCTAAAAAAGcatcaagaaaagaatattaaattatgtacaaattataataaataattaataaaattgtaataattttatcatcagGGATACGAGAATGAGTATGAGACAAGTAATGACATCTCCATCCCCGATCCCAATTAAAAAAGTCGGGGTAATCCTGAACCTCTACCTAATCAACTCTATTTCCTATCAAAATCAAAACGAGTTTAAACGGATATTCACGAGTACGGGTTTCACTGCCATATCTACTTTGAACCAAATTATTCATCAATGACGACTAAAGATATCTCTAGAGTTATATGAAATCAACACCGAATTTAAAGAACATTCTAGTTTTGATTAAACgatatattgatataaaattaatgttataaacttttatttgtttttataaatatcatataactctcttaatttttttacaaaaatttatggtttattttttctttaaaacccCATCCATAAACTGATAAACGTACTCAGAATATAAAAAGGTGACTTATAatcctttgtgtttttttttattttactttttcattcatataactctcaatttttttttaaaaaaatgtgtcgtttattttttctttaaagccCCATCCATAAACTGATAAACGTACTCAAATTATAAAAGGTGACTTATAAtcctttctgttttttttattttatttttttcatttacatatGAAAAATGTCTATAGTGATAAACGTACTCAACTTCCACGTTCTTATCAGTTCCCTTAAAGGATTCCCCTAGTCTGAAATTCCTCTAGTGCTTCTCCTTTCCATTAAATCCTCGTGAAAGATATAGAAATGAAATGCCATATGATACCACCAAGTTGTGAGACATGTCTAAGTCCAAGTGTGTCTCCAATAAATTTTCAGCTAagatggtcataagttttctcAAGGTCACTCTTAATGGTCATCCAACcttttaagctttttttttcttttttctttttcttgaaatgAATGATTTCCTGCGCCACAATAATATTGTCTCTACCTTCTTCATGGAACAAAACTTCATTGATAAGGCCCTATGATCTTGTCCATTATTTCTCATCATCTTTGAGCCAATATCTTagtaacaatatttttaggaaaTATTATAAAGACTCATAggttaaaaaaattcagccagCTAAGGTTTCCCACTTTAGGAATTAGAGTAATTAAAGTCTAACTAATCACTTGAATCTTTTCATGTGTTAAAAAATTTGCTTGATCATAGTCTACTAGATAGCTGAAACTATGATCTTCACTAAGATAGATAATAAATAGGTTGAAAAGCACCAACCCAAAACATTTAAACTCTTCATATTACTGTTCACAACGCAACCACCGATGTCGCTGCCATCATGGGTGATAATGCCATGCTTCGAAGATGTTTTCGTCATCCCTTCATCCTCCAATGTCTTCTTCATTTCTACATATCTTCACACCATCCCCTAGCCaggttcatttatttattttattcaacacTTCATACTTACAACGCATGCTTTTAAATATCGACTTTCCTCAACGTAACAAGTGTGCTCGCTATTTACACTCATTAAGTTCTTGAAATTAAGCcattatcattttgttttattatcttGTGCTGAGTACCAAATTGTTTGCAACACCTCCCTCCTACTGTATTTGATTCGATTAGGTTTGGGTCGCATTGCTGGAATTTTGTCTCTTCAAGTAGACGACGGTCAAACGCAAGTGGAAGCCCTTCATCGTGTTGGATCAGAATCGGCCATGCATGTAGTTGCAGCAAAGccattatttttaacaaaggAACTTGTACCTTCAGATGCATTAGAAAATGAGCGGGAAATTCTTAAATCTCAGTTTTTGGTCATTTCTTTACGAGTCAAGTATAGGCACATGCTTAATATATGAATTGTAATTGATATAGTCTTGCTTGACAGGCTTCTGTAAGTTCTGATCTTTAAGAATTGTTCGAAAATTCATCATTTATTTGAGTACGAAAGTTGCAATGCTTGCATGGATGGCAAATGGAAACTACCCTAAGTTTTCTTCAATGGGTTGTTTAAGATTGTGTTGTGGGGTTTCTGGGTGATTTAAGCTGGCTTCTAGTTTAATAGGTTTTAAATATACTTCCACTGGCAAGGTTTGGTTCACTTGGCAAAACGGACTCTTGATCCACTCTCTTTATGGACTATGGCCATTGGCCAGGTACACCTGCACAAGAATGATAACCCCTTTGTACATAATTATAgtccttttttctctttctcctttccctcactatatatacatacatcttGATGAATAGAATAAGAGTTTAGGATTGACCTAGTTAGACCAATTCAACTTTTTGATAAACCACTTTTTACTTGCACTTAAAAAATTCAGAATTGAAGAAAACTTGGTTTGGCAAATGCAATCTGCTTTCTCATATTGGATTTCTTAGTTCATATAGTTCTCATGCAATTTGATAAACCaaacaaaaacttttaacaCTAttgcagttttattatttcagGCAGAAGCCTCTGGTAAGCCTCAGATGGCCATAGAGAAAATGGTTGAAGGACGTCTCCGCAAGTATTTTGAGAATGCAGTATTTATGGACCAAAAGTTTATTATGAATGATACTATGAATGTGAAGGTATGTGAAGTTTCTGTGAATTGAAATGGATTcagttatgattttttttagaattgaaATTAGGATGGTTATATTTATTGATCAATGTCATTGTTTTGAttgatgaaagaaatgaaaattctacCCCTGCATCGGTTTATTCATAATCCATCAccctctttatttatttatttattttatttgacacTCTTTATTCTTAGAGTGGGAAAATGTGCCATTTACAGTGGTAATTACCATTTTTCATTTCAACAATATGAgcatatgagtttttttttatggaaaagtaAAAGATCTTTCGGTATTGAGCATTGACCCTGACCCTGTACtgatataataaaagaaaagtcaTTCTTGGCCCTGAAGTAGTAAAGCTTAgcggaaaaaaaatgataaaacacGGGAAACAACAAAGTTTGTCTAGTTCCTGGGTTGAGAAATAGATGCTAATTTCATTTGTTTGTCCATGAATTATGAATTTATAAGGCTGAATTTGGGATTGAAACAAACATATTGTGAGATGATTTCTAGCTGTCAACAAACATAACAGGCAAATGTGGATCTTGCTTCAGAGTTCTGATTTTCCCCAATTTCTAACTTCACAATTAGATTTTAATGGCTGAAATAATCCATATGGATATCCAATTTGTTTTATTGTCTATCAAAGATATATAGACCTGAGTTTCATTCAGGATCAAAGGTAGCTTGTTGCGTCTAAGTTTGCAATATACTTAAGTAGTGGCTCCTTGTTTGATTCTCATGATTACCCGATTGAATTATGAGATACTCGACTTTGGCTTCATGGCAGTCAGTAtagaataatttaataaagataTTGAGGAGCATCTGAACTAATATAAACTTATTAGTGTGAGGATTTGTTTTCTGTAGTATTTATAATTCTTTTGTATGTTACGCTGCCATCAAATGTATTCACTATTCAGTACCATGGTTGATATGTGAGAGATTCAGTAATATGTAAACAGCTCCTGCATCAAATGGTAGGAGGTTGTAACTTGAGAATTTGGTGTAAGGTGTCAATTATAATGTCTTCACGGCTGAAAAAGGTGAAAGAGAGGGTTCACTTGAGAGTAAGAATTTGGTTGTCTTTCTTGGAAATGCCATAAGCCACCTGTTCCTATCACATAATTGAGATCCTATTTTCATTCATGGATTATGGTTAgaacctattttttttataaaaaaaattgaacttacaTATAGGCATAATAGCCCACATGCCCCTAATCCAAATCATTTAAATGATGATGTCTCTTTCACTTCTGAGTCAAGGATAAGAAATAGGAAATGAGAAACCTATATTTGCTGCTGGGAATCTTGAATTTTCTTGTGGTTAAA
This genomic interval from Glycine max cultivar Williams 82 chromosome 5, Glycine_max_v4.0, whole genome shotgun sequence contains the following:
- the LOC547945 gene encoding 50S ribosomal protein L22, chloroplastic, whose amino-acid sequence is MAVSLAVNRPLLGLHENVPLAVAHPQFLPFKWPPKSKLPSVVGIRCSSSPFNDKTLISITPNTSHLNPNPLACRFHASQFGEQESNKYVEAYAVGRNIRMSANKARRVIDQIRGRKYDETLMVLELMPYRACEAILKIVFSAGANASNNLGLSKGSLVISKAEVNEGKTMKRVKPVARGRAHPIKKRTCHITITVKGLPSESVVEAKPA
- the LOC100796565 gene encoding eukaryotic translation initiation factor 5; translation: MALQNIGAGNSDDAFYRYKMPKMITKIEGRGNGIKTNIVNMVDIAKALARPPSYTTKYFGCELGAQSKFDEKVGTSHVNGAHDTAKLAALLEIFIKKYVQCYGCGNPETEILITKNQMIQLKCAACGFVSDVDMRDKLTSFIIKNPPETKKGSKDKKAMRRAEKERLKEGAAADEEQKKMKKETKKKSSSTSKDETTKLTSTKKKASGSDEDHRSPAHSQVDEKEEAPDEDDDDGEVQWLTDTSLEAAQQRIQEQLSAVTADMVMLSTDEPEKKEKASSKTSDGSENGNAMHYRKLVGEVKAILNKGVVASELQSHMEAIPAPAQEKISALIEALFEGIEKGFAKEVVKKKRYLAAAVSMEEGSHLLLLHAIEAFCLKSTSNALKEIPIVLKALYDSDLLEEEHIVQWYQEGLNGDNKDSQIWKKAKPLIEWLQSAESETEEE